The DNA region GATTATTAAGGCAATAAGTAATGCATAAATAGCAGTAGTTTCGGCAATACCAGCACCGATAATTAGCATTGTACGAATTTTAGATTCAGCTTCAGGGTTTCTACCAACTGCTTCACAAGCTTTACCGGCCGCATATCCTTGACCAACTCCGGCTCCTAAAACTCCTATTGCCGCAATACCGGCTCCTACAGCTAATAATCCAACATTATTTTCTGCAGCTTGTTTAGCTGTTTCTGTTGTTGTTGAACTTGTCGCTGTTTCTTGTAATAAA from Mycoplasmopsis canis PG 14 includes:
- the atpE gene encoding ATP synthase F0 subunit C produces the protein MLAVGAGIAAIGVLGAGVGQGYAAGKACEAVGRNPEAESKIRTMLIIGAGIAETTAIYALLIALIILFAK